Below is a window of Acanthochromis polyacanthus isolate Apoly-LR-REF ecotype Palm Island chromosome 18, KAUST_Apoly_ChrSc, whole genome shotgun sequence DNA.
AACTTGTAGAAATAGTAGTACAATTGATTATGTGAATTTATGTCTATGATTGGCCTGTTACTAATAAATTACCTGTCAATTTAAAGTGGAGCAAAAAAGTCTGGCTGTAACACACAGACTATTTACTGTTCACTATGCTAGTGCCAAcctcttacttttgtttaaaacaaGAACTAAATTTCCAGAACTATTCCTACCAGCAGAAACACCTcctgtcagctgtttgtcttGCAGAAATGTCTGAACAAGACATTTCATCTGCCTCTTGCACCTGTCTGGGTCTCTGAAAATGGCAGAGGGGTCCAGACACGCCATGTGCCTAACTGTTGGATACTTCAGGGGGCTCTTCTCCTGCACTTTACTGACGATGTTTGACAGTCCCTGCATACAGTCCATCCTAAATTGAAGGACTGAGTTCTGAACTGTTGCTGCTCTGAAAAGGGGAATAAGCTGTAAATAGTATTTATCATAAAATGATATGTGCTACTTGCATCCTGACTTCAATTTATAAAATTATCTTTCTAAATGATCATACTACCTTGAGGGCTGACTCAGTACCCAAGCCGATGTCGATGTGCTTTGGCTGGTGCCAGTTTTTTTTATCAGCTACATCTAGTTTGGTTAGTTGCAGTGTGCTGATGTCTTGCAGGACCTCTCGCTTGACAAAGCGCCTGAGTAGACCCTGGCAAAGAGAATCTCAAAAGTAGTCCCCCATATCCACAATGCATCATCATCAAAATTCTCATGCATgaacaaaaattgacaaatgtATCTGTATCTATTCTTCAATAACACAGTGAACACATCGATTAGCTCGGTCTTATGTGTAGTGACAAGAATGTTGTGATGATCATGTGGTGTGCTTTCCATATAAATAATTACCTTGATCAGTTCAGCCAAGTCTTTGCTGAAGAAAGGCATCACTGGCTCATCTGTTTGATACCTCTTCAAAAAGGGATTGAATGTCCTGGCAACAGTCATGCAGAACTCTAACTTGGCCAAGATGAGTGGATCTTTCAGGGCTGCTTCAATTGTGTCAAAGGATGCTGTCCCCGGGTTTGGGAGTTTCTTTCTTCTCACTGCATCCATATACTGCTCAAGTGATGGCCAGACTTCAATAGCCCTCTCTACCACGGGCAAGTTCTCTATCCACCGATGACCACAAAATGGTAAGGGGAAGATGGTGGATTTTGTGACAGCGCTGTAATCTTCTCTCCTTGCTGGTACGTTGTGGAAAAGGATGTGCATGGCTCTCAAAAGTTTGTCCAGTTGCCACATTGTGAATCCACTTTTAAAAGCATTATGCAATGTGTGCAGTCCACAGCTGCCCACGGAAACAAGCTGAGCACCTCCATTCAGTTCTGCATACTCTTGTTGGAAAAGTTCCAAAAACTTGAAATTTACATTGGGCCCATCCATGGAGATGGACATTAGGCTCCTGAGGTTAAGCTGGTCCACACACTCCtgagatgaaaataaagaaatacattttgaatGTATGTTTATTTCAAACTTAAATGGAAAAACATACATATGTATAGATCTATACAAATCCAacgaaataaaatacaatagtaAGCAAATGCAAATactactgcatttttttcctacTGTCATTAAActttgcaaagaagaaaaaaaaaaccattcaGTTCAAAAAGGGTGTAGGAAGAAGTAACAAACCTATCTAGTCCCAGCCCTTATTCCTTTTCAAAATGTCTGACTTAAATTCAACCTGAAGCACTCTTCAGGTCATAACCAATAATATATTTAGCAACAAAAAGCTCAGACAAATcataagaaaaacaacaaatttcaaaacaaagacaataatGACACATCACTGGATACACAGTATCCATGATGTTACtgattttctctttattttttccattatgtatctgtttaatatttcagttttaaagatATATTTAAACCTACCTATTGTGTTACATGATTTCAGTTCATCAGTGCAGCTGTTCCATAATGTAACTCCTTTTACTGAGACACAGTGaagtttcatattttcttactggttgttttttgaacataaaaattcctcaaaaatgatgtttgtcttctctcatttgaaaaaaactttGGATTCTATTTGGTAActtcagatttttaactttatgCATGATTTGGATAGTTTTATACTCAACCAGATCCTAGAATTTCAATGTTCAATGAAGAGTTAGTTTGATGGTTCTCTGTATGTGGTTTTGTTTATGATTCTTATTGATCTTTCCTGTAGGATGAATATAGgctctgtatttgttttgtttgtgttcccCCACACCTCAACACAGTAATTCGTGTATGGGAGTATGAAGGAGCAGTACAAAATGTATAATGAAGATTTATTTAGGAAATATTAGATTTTATCTAAAATTTGCAACTGACCAGTTTCTCATCtatcattacaccaagaaattTGATTTGACACTCTTTTAATCTCTACGTCATTTGTTATGAGCTTTTTGGTTGAGCAAGTCAGATGGCTCCCAATCataatatatttagttttatttaaatttaacatTAATTTATTTAAGTCAAAccaaccattttttaaaaactcttatCCTACTTCATCCAAAACTTTTTCAAAGCCAAATCCTTCCCACAAATGATCATTAAATCCGAGCATTGCAATTTTATAGTTCAAGTTATCGTTGGAGTCTTTTTCTCTTACTTCTGGTATCATTATCTCGTATGTcctaataataattacaaaatcatgaaaaaaataaataaaaattaagtaaTACTATGTTACTTACcttgacatgtttcagtaagtCCTGTGCCGTTGCATGCCCCATAAACTGGGACCCCAGGTACCTTGACTGGACCCGCTCACCTTCCCAAAAACGCACATGCAGGTCCAACTGCTTGGTCTTGTTTGTTTGATTCAGGCTTTCATCGAACATCAGCACGAACGGGCCCTTAACTTTGGAGATGAGGTCTCTCTTGATGTAGTCGGCTAATCCAAATTGCGTTATGTACGCCGTCTTGTCTTTTCCACACTTAAACGTTTTTGCTATCTTTGAATCCGGGAACATAGTCTGGAACAGCTTATCAATGTTCTCATTACCAGTATATGACTGGTGCTTGGTTACCGTATGAAAAGTCCATAGCACCTCCGCTTTTAGTGTCGGTGCAGACCCAAACGCTGTCCGAAGGTCGACAGGAGTTGAAGCAGACTGGGTCTCGGTGGACCTCGATGCTCCAGCTCCTGATGTGGAGCAATAGTGGCTGATTGACAGCGTTCGCTGCTGGCATTTTATAACCGCCTTGTGTTTTTCCGATCTGCAATGGGATTCCAATGCCTTGATGCCCAATGTTCcaagttttaaagttttcttgCATAAAGCGCAGTATGCCTCATATGCGTTTCCCTCCACAGGCTTCAACCAGGCATTGAACTGTTCGTCCTGAAGCCACAAATCGCTAAACTTGCATTTACCCATGTATGCAAGTACTGTAATTCGATTTTGTCATAAGTTTTCTCTGCTGCTATGCTAACAAGCTATCAACACACCGCTGAGCGTGCCGTGCACAGCAATGGCTGGTGGTGTTCGATAAATTGTGACCGGGCAGTACAGGTAGCATACATTTATTTCCGCTGCGTCCTCAAAAATCGAAACATTTCAAAGCGAGACTGAAGTTTATGCATGTTTTACATATAAGTAACATCAATAGATTTTTAAGACCTTTCAAAATCGTATTTAAGACCTTTTATAAGATTTTAGGagaattttagacattttaaggccttaaattcaaattattggatttaagacttttttagactttttaagACCCCAAGGATACCCTGATGatttaaagcacggtggaggcagcatcatgaggtgaagcatggtggtggcattatgtgaagcatggtggtggcagcatcatgacgtgaagcatggtggtggcagcatcatgatgtgaagcacgggggtggcagcatcatgacgtgaagcatggtggtggcagcatcatgacgtgaagcacggtggtggcagcatcatgacgtgaagcacggtggtggcagcatcatgatgtgaagcacggtggtggcagcatcatgacgtgaagcacggtgggggcattatcatgacgtgaagcacggtgggggcagcatcatgacgtgaagcacggtggtggcagcatcatgacgtgaagcacggtggtggcagcatcatgacgtgaagcacggtggtggcagcatcatgacgtgaagcacggtggaggtagcatcatgatgtgaagcacggtggtggcagcatcatgacgtgaagcacggtggtggcagcatcatgacgtgaagcacggtggtggcagcatcatgacgtgaagcacggtggtggcagcatcatgatgtgaagcacggtggaggtagcatcatgatgtgaagcacggtggtggcagcatcatgatgtgaagcacggtggtggcagcatcatgatgtgaagcacggtggtggcagcatcatgatgtgaagcacggtggtggcagcatcatgacgtgaagcacggtggtggcagcatcatgatgtgaagcacggtggtggtagcatcatgatgtgaagcatggattTGAATTTTCTTTATCATGAATTTGACATTCCCTTAGAGGAAGGTGAATCCTAGATTTAGACATTCTGACATCATCAGTCAAATGTCCAACAGTCTGATTGGCTAGTTTTAATTTTCCAGATTGGAAACAGGCCTGAAGGCACTCAGGTGTAAAACAGGAAGTGGCTACACACACAATCTTTGTtagcaaaaatatattttagcttctataaatgttttgtttttttgtaccaAAGGATTAGAATCTAAAGAACTTTAGTTAAATAGTTCAGGTTCATATTTCAGATGCTGGAATCTTCGACTTTAAcctgtaaaatgacacaaaccagctaaagattcatcagaaaagttttattaaaaatctcatttaatATTTGTTAGATTGATTAATTGCTCTAGAACTCAGTGATTGTTGGTTCTTGGACTCATCAGGTCATTAGTTGACAAGAAAACATCCATTTACATCCATCAGAAGATGATTCTACTGGCAAACAGAAGTTCTCTGCTGTAAACAGGATCTTCGTCTAGGTTTAGGTTTGAAACAGAAATTCTGCGTGTGATCAGTCTTAATGCAGCAGGAATCTCAGCATCATTTAAAGTGCACGTGATCATGTGTAATCTAGGAAGAAAACTCAGTGCTGGCTTTGACCACTAACTGGGTCGTCTAGAACCAGGACGTTCAAACCAGTAGCAGAGGTTGGACAGGAAACATCTTCACAGTTTGGCTCTTGGTGTTTGCTCCAACAGTGTCCTCATGTCCAGCAGAGCTTCCTCCACTGCCCCAGCCAGATGTGCTGAGTTGGTTTCCTTACAGGTGTTGAAGGACGACACGGCGAAGTTGATGTGGTCGTCCATGGGGTTGTAGCAGACGCCGTAACCATTGGGTACGACCGGACCGAAGCACATGACGCAGTCGGTCTTAGACGGTACCTGAGAAGGAAACGAGAATGTCATAGTTATAAAGCAAAGCAGCTTCAGTTCTACCTCCATGCGGTCCAtctgcatccatccatctattggCTCATTTCATCacctgcatttttatttaaaaactgatCTTGGTAGACaaaagtttcaagcaaatcagtcATGGTTGATCAGAGGATCCTGATTATTTGAACATTACTGATATTCACTTTACTTTCGTTTCTACGGTTCTTCCTGGTCCATACCTGACTCGTAGAGAGCTTGTAGTGTAAGGCTTTAGCATACGCAGCATCTTTGAAAACATCAGGCACAGAAATGTTTTCCTCCATCGCCTGCATCTTCAGGCCCAGCAGATGTCTGTCTATGGCCTGGCCGCTGATCGCCTGGAAAagacgggaaaacgtatttgtttgcatttttaagtaACTTGATGTTCAGTATTTTCAAAAAGAGGGACATAGAGTGGATGTACTCTATTGTGCTGCAGCTACGTCGCTAATGACATCCCTagagtgaagcatggtggtggcagcatcatgtaatgaaaacatggaggtggcagcatcgtgtAATAgtagcatggaggtggcagcatcatgtcatggaagcatggaggtggcagcatcatgtaatgaaaacatggaggtggcagcatcgtgtAATAgtagcatggaggtggcagcatcatgtcatggaagcatggaggtggcagcatcatgtcatggaagcatggaggtggcagcatcatgtaacgaaagcatggaggtggcagcatcatgtcaTGAAAGCATgaaggtggcagcatcatgtcatgaaagcatggaggtggcagcatcatgtcaTGGAAGCATGGAGGGGGCAGCATCATGTCAtggaagcatggaggtggcagcatcatgtaacgaaagcatggaggtggcagcatcatgtcaTGAAAGCATgaaggtggcagcatcatgtcaTGAAAGCATgaaggtggcagcatcatgtcatggaagcatggaggtggcagtatcatgtaatggaagcatggaggtggcagcatcatgtcaTGAAAGCATGAAGGTGTCAGCATCATGTCAtgaaagcatggaggtggcagcatcatgtaatggaagcatggaggtggcggcatcatgtcatggaagcatggaggtggcagtatcatgtaatggaagcatggaggtggcagtatcatgtaacgaaagcatggaggtggcagcatcatgtcaTGAAAGCATgaaggtggcagcatcatgtcaTGAAAGCATgaaggtggcagcatcatgtaatggaagcatggaggtggcggcatcatgtcatggaagcatggaggtggcagtatcatgtaatggaagcatggaggtggcagtatcatgtaatgaaagcatggaggtggcagcatcatgtcatgaaagcatggaggtggcagcatcatgtcatgaaagcatggaggtggcagcatcatgttcaCCAGTTCCTTCCTGATCAGTAAAGACTCACCATGTTAGTGTACGTCCGGTGAGCTTTGACAGCTTTATCCAGGAGACTGACCTTCTCTGTGTTCTGTCCAAAACAGGAAGTAGACGTTAGTTAGCAGGTTGGAGGTAAACGGAGTAGAAGTATATCTGAAAGGTTTCCTCGAACCTGCAACATCAAAATATTACTCATTCTTGTATTCTAGGCAGTGTGTAGCCTGACAGTTGTACTGTGAACTCTGCAATACCAGAGTTTGGATTGTATTTTGAGTTGATCGGTTCAGCAGAAGATGGCCTCCTACCTGCTTGCTGAGGTCATCGAAGGCTTTGACGAAGGAAGCCGAGGCACTTGAGGCTGATCGGATTGTATCTGTACGACCGAGTCGAAACATCCGCAGGGAGGCACTTTCATAGGTGGCACAGCAGTGACGGTACAACCTGTAGGAACAGAGCAGGGAAAACTGTCGGCAAACTCTGAAACATACCTGGTGTTCAATCAAAAAGACGTGACTTTCCTAACCTGTAGTAGGCCAGCTGTAGCGCCACCTGTATGAAGGCATCTGGGCTCATCTTGTGGGCTTTAGGGACATTTTTTCCAAAGTGGCCGAAcactttaaccctcatgtccaGGTCATCGGCCAGTCTGAGGAGGGAAAATATTAGAACATTAGCATCCGGTTTTTATCCCTAATGACATGAAGAGCACagtagtgtttgttttttgtagcatttcaacattgaatcacggtctaatttctttgtcattttagacgAAAGTTTACTCCTCTGAAGAAGACaaagactagtgagggaggccaccaagacacctatgacccCTTCCACAATGGGTGAATACTTCTTACAGCTACTCTAAGTATGAATTCTAAATGTTTCTTCCTCACATGTTCATGCTGTGTTTGGCCTCCTCAATGTCCTTGCTGATCTCAGCTGTGATGTTGAATCGTAGTTTCTGAGGCGAAGGTAAAGACCCGGTGGTGGACTGACCcaactccagcttcctcctggTGGGACGAACGAGAtgaaagacatgaaacatcGGATGGAACCCAAAGCCACAGAAAACCTCCCGGCCTGAATGATATGTGGTTTACTTACATGAACTCGACAACGTGGTCGAGTAAGGCCACGATGGGCGGACCTTCAGCTGGAGCGTGCTCATAGTTAGCACCACACGTTCCATCTTCTCCAACAATGAACTGGAAGAAAGATGTgcaagataaaaaacaaaaaagcactgTTTTCACTGACTCTACGTACATGTTGAGCATTTACAGATCTGTACATTCATTCTAAAGGTAAAAATCTTACTGTACAAAGCCTGGTTTCAATGAGGGGGAACTAGAATTAACTTTAGTTGCGTGGACTGGCATCTGGGTGCATTTATAAGTTTTTTGCTTCTACTCTACCTCAAGGTCTCTCAGATTTGGATGAACCCGTCTCACAACTCAAGACGAATAGACGCCCTTTAAATAAGcatatacatgtatgtataaGATTAGACCACCTGCAGCGTCTTGTCAAACCAACGGTTGCCGCTGTTCCACCGACTCCCTCCTCCGTGCAACATCTGGACGGCTGCACAGCTGCGATACAAATCGTCCGACACTCGAGGTGTCGCTCCGTCCAGACACAGAGTGAAGATGCTCCTCTGGATGGCTGAGACCGAATCTTTGTTGGTCTTATCTGGACGACACAACGAAACCCGCAAAAACAGACACTCCATCTAAATATACACGCCTTAGTAGGGATCAGagtcagatttattcaagtATGAAGTCTACAAATGCAAATATAACACTGTTCTAGTGTCGTAGTATGAAACACCGAGTATGTCCTGGTGATGAGTCCATCACTGCGGTGGAAACAAACCACAGACGACAACCAAAAATGCAGGAAATCCAACATTTTTGTACTCTTGAAATTGCCACTACAGTACCTAAAGTTGTGAACCAGTGTGTCATGTTTGAGATAGACTTTAATCATCAGAATTTCAAGTTCAAAAGTGAAATTATGTAAACTTATCTGGTTTCTTGGCCTCCATTAAGCACCACTGGTATGGTTCTATTAATGAAGACATACTGGGGAAAGTCTTTCTTACTACTTCTATCAGCTGTTTGAATTTCTACTATTCAGGGCATCAGGGAATTGCTCTGGACTGACCTTCAGAAACGCTAAAGCTTTGTCAGTTTGTCTCCGATTAAAAGATAACTGAAGAGTGCAGCTGCTTCTCCAGTCTTAAACCCTTGAAACCCAGAGGTTATTCAAAAGTGCTCAGTTTTCTAATATTTATAGTTTGTTGACTTTCTTGGCCAAGTTTACCTCAAAAAAGACccttcctggttaaataaaggttgaagTGAGTGTAAGTGTCCAGCTGGGCCGAGCGGCTATTTGTGTTGGTTCTTTTCTTGTTATTCATGTTCCGGGGTAGCCCAGCCTATTGAAGAAGGCACACAGTTTGTCACACGCCATTCATGTCATGCCATTCATGTCGCTGTGCAACTGTGCTGCGGTCGGAAGCAGGAATTAAGTAAGTTAACCAGAACTAAATGAAAGTAATCAAGCTGAGCTGAGTGGGAATTTACTTATTTTTGGTTGCTTTATGTGGAGGTTGTTGTGGAGTGTGGTTTGTCCACAATCAACCGTGGGCCAGTCATTCAGC
It encodes the following:
- the LOC110961007 gene encoding carnitine O-acetyltransferase-like isoform X1, producing the protein MWGICSRTVVAMPKPCGLLKPRHLVKPVSATRVAGRYKSHQEGLPSLPVPPLQQTCERYLTALEPIVEPEELNNTRKLLEEFQEAGGLGEKLQRSLEKRAGKTENWLSAWWVQVAYLEYRLPVVVHSSPGLVLPRMNFNDKSGQIRFAAKLIAGVLDFKTMIDNETLPVEYLGEKPLCMNQYYEVLSSCRIPGLKRDSVVNHAKSSRPPKHITVVHNHQFFVLDVYNSDGTPLTADQLQVQLEKICKASSETSSEPVGILTTQHRDSWGKAYQNLVKDKTNKDSVSAIQRSIFTLCLDGATPRVSDDLYRSCAAVQMLHGGGSRWNSGNRWFDKTLQFIVGEDGTCGANYEHAPAEGPPIVALLDHVVEFMRKLELGQSTTGSLPSPQKLRFNITAEISKDIEEAKHSMNILADDLDMRVKVFGHFGKNVPKAHKMSPDAFIQVALQLAYYRLYRHCCATYESASLRMFRLGRTDTIRSASSASASFVKAFDDLSKQNTEKVSLLDKAVKAHRTYTNMAISGQAIDRHLLGLKMQAMEENISVPDVFKDAAYAKALHYKLSTSQVPSKTDCVMCFGPVVPNGYGVCYNPMDDHINFAVSSFNTCKETNSAHLAGAVEEALLDMRTLLEQTPRAKL